A single Cottoperca gobio chromosome 7, fCotGob3.1, whole genome shotgun sequence DNA region contains:
- the bltp3a gene encoding UHRF1-binding protein 1 isoform X3, which translates to MRTCEEPRPPNGPSPIAITAGQSEYGFAEKVVEGMSVRINSITIKVQARAFHASFELWQLQGNSLNPKWQSSDLRYTRVTDPKRGEVLTFKEINWQSLRIEADAIESDDQDLGSTPLRLITNQGRIRIALKRRIKDCNVLASKLLFILDDLLWVLTDSQLKAIIHYAKSLSEAMEKSAQQRKSRTAESLQTAPPSPGLHNLWTEPPPAPTGTPSNTSQYFDLYDVKESSYHTFISRLDLHICNDSSSADDDEAPPPGLQGAMQLTFRKLGFDYYPVHRPADGCQHWERHSGAMEAQAQWAGKLLQEYQRRAQASGFPGPHPEAPQPTKDSSAKTVQDGLSSPKSSHSHTEQASGRNCATAPSGSSLKRLRSSCVVVRMDDVDIHQVSTRGRQNKKTRSFLSCNRKALHLPDNVPAVHLQFTEYYFPDNTSFSGILRLHVFNHISFFALKFRFCMSDVCLRLPVPTSNLYAQLNGLQLCVDSASVLWINLFSRGLLHTLDQVKAFYHLQDSSRAEEHVDIRMDAAQLKLIIPLDSSILDHPERPQSLSVTVPKMVLSNTRLCPHGSRADLNSTFDKFASCPFFKHTPPCPYPRDHSAFHPIPSTFLQHSQETEPQPLDRKQLRSQDVWSLSLSRVTLGFDGARRFPKGRTQPFVEPFTVSVWMCQPCAFKNGLSSSSSSPSLAHQPSSEQEEASFASIHFLVHTITPVKMWLNHYQYVALLRMKDAMARLGAELGRDLRDVKQAQGKKTNPATICLALLVDSAELGLLLPPVYTETGEEVPHTPETDSPSITDSDISPTHHSAVLEDSGLENGVSSLNTVSAFDQDEQDGVVEEACEAVEEGDGLTTREEIHVLSPPISPMLSRESSNFSLEGELSTAINVTKDVTKDAFSASLDLTKGAFSITKDAFSMLSRGSGMSKLFSPQAKEQVQPSDESSPSLAASLRHQSMKQSPSQHSFDSAVLDGSLPDENLSVDSDVSDNFVVLMDSESVMESMRPNNTGSRGSPAPGTEGGSSADLSSSLSQGFEDVSQDMSSVLMLVLSGTACTLEVKGEDQVVALEAQNLSPVQMGNIRVSDLLAGLVQAPGGPAQKQDRQGTRGSPVVCMRAEMGPSAGRHSAQAESLGFLEMRVQDCKAELLASTVANIGPFLEDEFSVDGQPMKLHMSNITITMKDDSPKIYPTAPQPVPASFIVEQLLLERSEDGIMRLKAEGTEPKASAGVPVAGPDNPNHSCSLQQQSERQTLESQLSDARAALTQALSERECLLLEVMKHDPTFTL; encoded by the exons ATGAGGACATGTGAGGAGCCACGTCCCCCAAATGGACCCTCTCCTATAGCTATTACAGCAGGCCAGAG CGAGTACGGCTTCGCAGAGAAAGTGGTGGAGGGCATGTCTGTTAGGATCAACTCCATTACCATCAAGGTGCAGGCTCGTGCCTTCCACGCCTCCTTCGAGCTCTGGCAATTACAAGGCAACAGCCTCAACCCCAAATGGCAGAGCAGTGACCTCCGCTACACACGCGTCACCGACccaaagagaggagag GTGTTGACATTCAAAGAAATAAACTGGCAGAGTCTACGAATCGAGGCCGATGCCATTGAGAGTGACGACCAGGATCTTGGAAGCACCCCACTGCGTCTCATCACCAACCAGGGACGCATTCGCATCGCTCTGAAACGCAGA ATAAAGGACTGTAATGTGCTGGCATCCAAACTGCTTTTCATTCTGGACGACCTGCTGTGGGTGCTGACGGACTCTCAGCTCAAAGCCATCATCCATTACGCCAAATCTCTCAGCGAGGCCATGGAGAAGTCTGCCCagcagaggaagagcaggacTGCAGAATCCCTACAG ACTGCTCCTCCATCGCCTGGCCTCCAcaacctttggacagagccccCACCCGCCCCTACTGGCACCCCCAGCAACACAAGTCAATACTTTGATCTCTATGATGTCAAGGAGTCTTCTTACCACACCTTCATATCCCGCTTGGATTTACACATATGCAACGACAGTTCTTCAGCGGATGATG ATGAAGCTCCACCTCCGGGCTTGCAAGGTGCCATGCAGCTGACATTCAGGAAGCTGGGTTTTGACTACTATCCTGTCCACAGACCTG CGGATGGATGTCAGCACTGGGAACGCCACAGTGGAGCCATGGAGGCTCAGGCCCAGTGGGCTGGGAAACTGCTGCAGGAGTACCAGAGGAGAGCACAGGCTTCTGGGTTCCCTGGGCCACACCCTGAGGCGCCCCAGCCAACAAAGGACTCCTCAGCAAAGACAGTTCAAG ATGGACTGTccagtcccaagtcaagtcacTCTCACACAGAGCAGGCCTCAGGCAGGAACTGTGCCACAGCTCCTTCAGGGTCATCACTGAAGAGGCTGCGCTCCAGCTGCGTGGTGGTCAGGATGGATGACGTGGACATTCACCAG GTGTCTACAAGAGGCCgtcaaaacaagaaaacacgGTCTTTTTTGTCCTGCAACCGTAAAGCTCTGCATTTGCCTGACAACGTACCAGCAGTTCATCTGCAGTTCACTGAATACTACTTTCCTGACAACACCAGCTTTTCAGGTATCTTACGCTTGCATGTATTTAACCATATTAGTTTTTTTGCTCTCAAGTTTAGATTTTGTATGAGCGATGTATGTCTGCGTCTTCCAGTGCCCACCTCGAACCTGTATGCACAGCTGAATGGCCTCCAGCTCTGTGTAGACTCAGCTAGCGTGCTGTGGATCAATCTGTTTTCTCGGGGTCTGCTGCACACCCTGGATCAGGTCAAAGCTTTCTACCATTTGCAAGACAGCAGCAGGGCTGAAGAGCATGTAGATATCCGCATGGATGCAGCTCAGCTCAAG TTAATAATCCCCTTGGATTCTTCCATATTGGACCATCCGGAGCGTCCACAGTCCCTCTCTGTTACTGTACCCAAGATGGTTCTCAGCAACACCCGCCTCTGCCCTCATGGCTCCAGAGCTGACCTCAACAGCACCTTTGACAAGTTTGCCAGCTGCCCTTTCTTCAAGCACACACCTCCCTGCCCCTACCCCAGAGACCACAGTGCCTTCCACCCGATCCCCTCCACCTTCCTCCAGCACTCTCAAGAGACGGAGCCCCAACCTCTGGACAGAAAGCAGCTGCGATCCCAAGATGTCTGGTCTCTCAGTCTGTCCCGTGTGACCCTAGGTTTCGATGGCGCTCGGCGCTTCCCCAAAGGCAGAACCCAACCTTTTGTTGAGCCCTTCACCGTGTCTGTGTGGATGTGTCAGCCCTGCGCCTTTAAAAATGGATTatcgtcttcctcctccagtCCCAGCCTAGCCCACCAGCCTTCTTCAGAGCAGGAAGAGGCTTCGTTTGCCTCAATCCACTTCTTGGTCCACACCATCACTCCAGTGAAGATGTGGCTCAACCACTACCAGTATGTTGCGCTGCTGAGGATGAAGGACGCCATGGCTCGTTTGGGGGCGGAGTTGGGCCGCGATCTACGAGATGTTAAGCAGGCTCAAGGCAAGAAGACAAATCCTGCTACAATTTGTCTTGCCCTTCTAGTGGACTCTGCAGAATTGGGTCTCCTGTTGCCACCAGTGTACACAGAAACTGGGGAAGAAGTCCCCCACACCCCAGAGACCGACAGCCCCAGCATAACAGACTCTGACATCTCCCCCACTCATCACTCTGCAGTGCTGGAGGACAGTGGGTTAGAAAACGGTGTGTCCTCCCTCAATACTGTCTCTGCGTTTGATCAGGATGAACAAGATGGAGTGGTGGAGGAGGCGTGTGAGGCTGTAGAGGAGGGGGATGGTTTGACAACACGGGAAGAGATCCATGTCCTCTCACCTCCAATCTCCCCCATGCTCTCCCGTGAATCGTCCAACTTTAGCCTGGAGGGAGAGCTGTCAACCGCCATCAACGTCACAAAGGATGTGACCAAAGATGCATTTAGTGCCTCGCTGGACCTGACCAAGGGGGCTTTTTCAATCACAAAGGACGCCTTCAGCATGCTGAGTCGTGGCTCGGGGATGAGTAAATTGTTCAGTCCGCAGGCAAA GGAGCAGGTCCAGCCTTCAGATGAGTCCTCCCCCTCCCTGGCTGCCAGCCTGCGCCACCAATCCATGAAGCAGTCGCCTTCCCAGCATTCCTTTGATAGTGCTGTCTTGGACGGCAGCCTGCCTGACGAAAATCTCTCTGTGGACAGTGATGTCAGCGACAATTTTGTTGTTCTCATGGACTCAG AGTCTGTTATGGAGTCCATGCGTCCCAACAACACAGGCAGTCGAGGCAGCCCAGCCCCAGGCACAGAGGGAGGATCCTCAGCGGACCTCAGCAGCTCTCTGTCCCAAGGTTTTGAGGACGTGTCTCAGGATATG TCCTCAGTGTTGATGCTGGTCCTGAGTGGAACAGCCTGTACTCTGGAAGTAAAGGGAGAAGACCAAGTTGTGGCTTTAGAAGCCCAGAACCTGAGCCCCGTGCAGATGGGCAATATCAGGGTATCTGACCTGCTGGCTGGCCTTGTGCAAG ccCCAGGCGGACCAGCCCAGAAGCAGGATAGGCAGGGTACCAGGGGCTCTCCAGTAGTGTGCATGCGAGCAGAAATGGGTCCATCTGCAGGCCGACACTCTGCTCAGGCCGAGTCTTTGGGCTTCCTGGAAATGAGAGTGCAAGACTGCAAGGCAGAGCTGTTGGCCTCGACAGTGGCGAACATTGGTCCTTTTCTGGAAGACGAGTTCAGTGTTGATGGTCAACCAATGAAGTTACACATGAGCAACATCACCATCACTATGAAG gaTGATAGCCCGAAGATCTACCCTACAGCCCCTCAACCTGTCCCAGCCTCATTCATAGTAGAGCAGCTGCTGCTCGAGCGCAGTGAGGATGGCATCATGAGGCTCAAAG CTGAAGGAACGGAGCCTAAAGCCTCAGCAGGTGTTCCTGTGGCTGGCCCGGACAACCCAAACCATTCCTGCTCTCTTCAACAGCAGAGCGAG AGACAAACCCTGGAGTCCCAGCTCTCCGATGCCCGGGCTGCTCTCACCCAGGCCCTCAGTGAAAGAGAATGCCTCCTTCTGGAAGTCATGAAGCATGACCCCACGTTTACTCTCTGA